A stretch of the Chroogloeocystis siderophila 5.2 s.c.1 genome encodes the following:
- the rpsR gene encoding 30S ribosomal protein S18: MSYFRRRLSPIKPQDPIDYKDIELLRKFITERGKILPRRITGLTAKQQRDLTVAIKRARILAMLPFINQEG; encoded by the coding sequence ATGAGTTATTTTCGTCGTCGTCTGTCACCAATTAAACCGCAAGACCCGATTGACTACAAAGATATCGAATTGCTGCGCAAGTTTATTACCGAGCGGGGAAAAATTCTGCCACGCCGGATTACAGGATTAACTGCTAAGCAACAACGCGATTTGACCGTAGCAATCAAGCGGGCGCGCATTTTAGCAATGCTACCTTTTATTAATCAAGAGGGGTAA
- the rpmG gene encoding 50S ribosomal protein L33 codes for MAKSKGVRITVTLECTECRTNPDKRSPGVSRYTTMKNRRNTTARLELKKFCPNCNRHTVHKEIK; via the coding sequence ATGGCTAAAAGTAAGGGTGTCCGAATTACCGTGACACTAGAATGCACTGAATGTCGCACTAACCCAGACAAGCGATCGCCTGGGGTTTCGCGTTATACCACGATGAAAAACCGCCGCAACACAACTGCGAGGTTAGAACTCAAGAAGTTTTGCCCAAACTGCAACCGCCACACCGTTCACAAGGAAATTAAGTAA
- a CDS encoding ribonuclease catalytic domain-containing protein, protein MEKGTLVEFRLQGDRRLGVVDRPDGKSRWIAIDERGSTHSLAPRQITYQVCGQTYKPPEIPQFLAEVQTYLDPASLEVAWELLVESGETVNPAQMAMLLFAEQNPPQCYAAHCLLSDDKLYFKQKGDSYEPRSAAQVAERKHQIEVEVNRQREQQEFLARVAQAINGEAVEWSRQDRQRIEMLEKYATLLVESVRSGVTPDSLARTYAPPASVVETMNTLGRSATPQAAFQLLVDLGLWSVHENLFLRRSQISVQFPTKVLEVAQQRMDSPPPDVDQRLDLTYLKVYTIDDQSTSEIDDGVSWELLADQRQRLWIHIADPTRWLVPEDELDLDARRRGTTVYLPTGMIPMFPSILATGPMSLLQGKVCCALSFGVVLDESGAVQEYSIHPSLIKPTYRLTYEDVDEMLELGVEGEPEIAAIANLAQRRQMWRQSQGAISINLPEAIIKVQDDEITIKVLNDSLSRQLVAEMMILAGEVAGHYAQVHKIALPFRGQPQPELPSEEELIQLPAGFARACAMRRCMPKSEMSITPTRHAGLGLATYTQATSPIRRYADLLTHFQLKAHLRGETPPFSGEQIQEVMLSVTSATQEATLVERQTNRYWGLEYLRRHPNHVWQALVLMWLREDSRLALILIEDLGLQLPMVFKRGVKIGEQVSVKVSYVDPRQDVLQFQEVTYSEAQQAAN, encoded by the coding sequence GTGGAAAAGGGAACGCTAGTCGAATTTCGATTACAAGGCGATCGCCGACTTGGAGTTGTCGATCGTCCTGATGGCAAATCGCGTTGGATTGCCATAGACGAACGTGGTTCAACGCATAGTCTAGCACCACGACAAATTACCTACCAAGTCTGCGGTCAAACGTACAAACCACCAGAAATTCCCCAATTTTTGGCAGAAGTACAAACATACCTTGACCCTGCAAGCTTAGAAGTCGCTTGGGAATTGCTCGTAGAAAGCGGCGAAACTGTCAATCCCGCACAAATGGCAATGTTGTTATTCGCCGAGCAAAACCCGCCGCAGTGTTACGCTGCGCACTGCTTATTATCCGACGATAAGCTGTACTTTAAGCAAAAAGGCGATAGCTACGAGCCACGAAGTGCAGCACAAGTTGCTGAACGAAAACATCAAATCGAAGTTGAAGTCAACCGCCAACGCGAACAACAAGAATTTCTCGCGCGAGTTGCACAAGCGATCAACGGTGAAGCCGTGGAGTGGAGTCGCCAAGATCGCCAACGAATCGAGATGTTAGAAAAGTATGCGACACTACTAGTAGAAAGTGTGCGTTCGGGGGTAACTCCAGACTCGCTAGCGCGTACTTATGCCCCACCGGCTTCGGTTGTAGAAACCATGAATACCTTGGGACGTTCCGCTACGCCGCAAGCAGCTTTTCAGTTGCTCGTCGATTTGGGACTCTGGAGTGTTCACGAAAATTTATTTTTACGGCGCAGCCAAATTTCGGTTCAGTTCCCTACCAAGGTGTTAGAAGTGGCTCAACAGCGTATGGATTCTCCACCACCTGATGTCGATCAGCGCCTCGATTTAACCTATCTTAAAGTCTACACAATCGATGACCAAAGTACGAGCGAAATTGACGATGGCGTCAGCTGGGAATTGCTTGCGGATCAACGCCAAAGGTTGTGGATTCATATTGCCGATCCGACACGGTGGTTAGTTCCAGAAGATGAACTTGATTTAGACGCGCGACGGCGGGGAACAACAGTTTATTTACCAACGGGAATGATCCCGATGTTTCCCTCAATTTTAGCAACAGGACCAATGAGTTTGTTGCAGGGAAAAGTTTGTTGTGCTTTAAGTTTTGGTGTTGTTTTAGATGAATCGGGCGCGGTACAAGAGTACAGTATTCATCCGAGTTTGATCAAACCAACATATCGTCTGACGTATGAAGATGTAGACGAAATGTTGGAACTGGGGGTAGAAGGAGAACCAGAAATTGCCGCGATCGCAAACTTAGCCCAACGTCGTCAAATGTGGCGGCAGTCGCAAGGCGCAATTAGCATTAATCTACCAGAAGCTATTATTAAAGTTCAAGACGACGAGATTACAATCAAGGTTTTGAACGATTCTCTGTCGCGCCAGTTAGTCGCCGAGATGATGATCTTAGCAGGAGAAGTTGCAGGTCATTACGCCCAAGTTCATAAAATTGCCTTACCATTTCGCGGTCAACCACAACCGGAATTACCTTCCGAAGAAGAGTTAATTCAATTACCCGCAGGCTTTGCGCGGGCTTGTGCGATGCGCCGCTGTATGCCTAAAAGCGAGATGAGTATTACACCTACACGTCACGCAGGCTTAGGGTTAGCAACTTATACGCAAGCAACTTCACCGATTCGCCGCTATGCAGATCTCCTCACGCATTTTCAATTAAAAGCACACCTACGCGGTGAAACGCCTCCTTTTTCCGGCGAACAAATTCAAGAAGTTATGCTGAGTGTAACGAGTGCAACGCAAGAAGCAACGTTAGTCGAACGTCAAACAAACCGCTACTGGGGATTAGAATATCTGCGTCGTCATCCGAATCATGTTTGGCAAGCATTAGTACTGATGTGGCTGCGCGAAGATAGCCGATTAGCTCTGATTTTGATTGAAGACTTAGGGTTGCAGTTACCAATGGTTTTCAAGCGTGGCGTTAAAATAGGCGAACAGGTATCAGTAAAAGTCAGCTACGTCGATCCGCGTCAAGACGTGTTGCAGTTTCAAGAAGTCACTTATTCGGAAGCACAACAGGCGGCTAATTAA
- the glp gene encoding gephyrin-like molybdotransferase Glp: MLPASQAEAMILDLVQPLDGKRHGEVVTLLTAIDRILAAPVVSQLDFPHWDNSAMDGYAVRYEDVKSCHADQPIALEIVEEIRAGQAPKREIKPGQAARIFTGGVMPSGADTVVMQEHTKREGDRVMILTAPPEEKAFVRQGASYYQAGTPLLLPGIALQPPELAVLAAAQCTQIKVYRRPRVAILSTGDELITPDQPLQLGQIVDSNQYALAALVAQTGAEPLHLGIFPDKPNVLRRAISQAIATADVVLSSGGVSVGDYDYVEQILAELGATIHIRAVAVKPGKPLTFATFPASAASKHKPVLYFGLPGNPVSALVSFWRFVQPALRKLSGLAHSWGPMFVQARSQHDLKSDGQRETYLWGQLHLIDGAHEFHLADGSHSSGNLINLAQTNGLAVIPIGQPAISKGEIIRVLQVGTPLIPLTQTEQY; encoded by the coding sequence ATGCTGCCAGCAAGCCAAGCAGAGGCAATGATTTTAGATTTGGTGCAACCCCTAGATGGAAAGCGACACGGTGAGGTTGTAACACTTTTAACAGCAATTGACCGCATCCTGGCAGCACCAGTTGTGAGTCAGTTGGATTTTCCGCACTGGGATAATTCGGCGATGGACGGCTACGCGGTGCGTTACGAAGACGTTAAAAGTTGTCACGCAGATCAACCCATCGCGTTAGAAATTGTCGAAGAAATCCGCGCGGGACAAGCACCAAAACGCGAGATCAAACCAGGACAAGCCGCACGCATTTTTACAGGTGGGGTAATGCCTTCCGGTGCAGATACCGTTGTGATGCAAGAACACACAAAACGCGAAGGCGATCGCGTCATGATTTTAACAGCACCACCTGAAGAAAAAGCTTTTGTTCGTCAGGGTGCATCGTATTATCAAGCGGGAACGCCTCTTTTATTGCCAGGAATTGCGCTACAACCTCCAGAACTCGCAGTACTAGCAGCAGCGCAGTGTACCCAAATCAAAGTTTATCGCCGCCCACGCGTCGCAATTCTTTCGACAGGTGACGAATTAATTACCCCTGATCAGCCGTTACAACTCGGTCAAATTGTTGATTCCAATCAGTATGCTTTAGCCGCCCTCGTCGCGCAGACAGGTGCAGAACCGTTACATTTAGGAATTTTCCCAGATAAACCTAATGTCTTGCGCCGCGCGATTTCGCAGGCGATCGCTACTGCCGATGTTGTCTTATCCTCTGGTGGTGTTTCGGTGGGTGACTATGACTATGTAGAGCAAATTCTTGCTGAGTTGGGCGCGACAATTCATATCCGTGCCGTCGCCGTTAAACCAGGTAAACCATTGACATTTGCGACATTTCCTGCATCAGCAGCGTCTAAACATAAACCTGTGTTGTATTTTGGTTTGCCTGGTAATCCCGTTTCTGCCTTAGTCAGCTTTTGGCGGTTTGTGCAGCCTGCATTACGCAAGCTTTCTGGACTCGCACACAGTTGGGGACCAATGTTTGTGCAAGCGCGATCGCAACACGATTTAAAATCCGACGGTCAGCGCGAAACTTATCTTTGGGGACAACTACACCTCATCGATGGTGCCCACGAGTTTCATTTAGCTGATGGTAGCCACAGTTCAGGCAACTTGATTAACTTAGCACAAACTAATGGCTTAGCCGTCATTCCCATCGGTCAACCCGCGATCTCCAAAGGTGAAATCATCCGAGTGCTACAGGTAGGTACACCTTTAATACCGCTAACCCAAACTGAACAATACTAA